The window GCCGCCGCGGGGCCGGCGCCTCTGTCCCGCCGACTCAGCGGAGCTCGACGGTCACGCCGAAGGCCCGGAGCCGGTCGACGACCTCCTCGGCGTACGACACGTCGGCCGCCGGCCCGGCGCCCGCCAAGGCGCGGCGGGCCGCCGGGAAGTGGTGCCACACCAGGGTGAAGGGCGGGACGGCTCCGTACCCGCCGGACAGGCAGTCGAACAGCGAGTTCCAGCACCGGCCGTAGTAGCCTCCGGGGCCGTTGACGGCCTCCCCGAGCGCGCAGTGCAGGGCGTACCAGCCGGTCACGAGCCGGCCGTCGAGGTGGTGACGGCCGCCCTTCCGGTCCGGGCCCGCGTCCTTCTCCGTGAGCCACAGCCATTCGGCGAGCAACTCGTCCGGGAAGCGCGTCCACTGGTGGGGCTCGGCGGGTCGCCCCTCACGCCACAACGCCCACACGGCCTCCAGCGCCGGCAGGGGCTTGTCCTCGACCCGTCCGGCGACCTCGACGTCCAGGAGACCGGAGCCGAAGGCGGAGGGCTTCGCCCCGATGACCCGCAAGTGGGCGTCGCGGCCGGTCATCACCCGGCCCGTCCGGTCGACGGCGAGGATGTCCGTCGGAGTGGAGCGGTCGCCCCCGGCCAGGAGAGGTGCGTCGGGGTCGACGCCGAGGAGCCGGAGCACGGCCTGTTCCGGAGCCTTGCGGGTGGCGAAGAGCCGCGGCGCCGCCGCGCAGGAGCCGTAGGGGTCCTCGCCTTCGGCGCCGGACAGTTCGAATCCGAACTGCCGGCGCAGTTCGTCCGGCGGTCGACCGAAGGACAAGTCGGGCGTCCGGACCGTGGCCTCCACGGTGATGTCGATGCGTGAGGGGTCCTCCGAGCCGGGCCGGTGGGCCACGACCACGGCGTCGGACAGTCCGTGGGTCCAGCCGTCCACGGGCAGGCCCCTGAGGGTCACCCCGATCCGCAGATCGCCGACTCGGCCGCGGTCCGCGCCGGCGACGGCGGCGCGCAGCCGCCCCGACGGTGCGCACGAGAAGAGCGTCAGCTGCTCCCGCGGGGCGGTGGGCGGCGGCAGTTCGGCGAACAACCCCTCCACCTCGGCGCACTTCGCCAACACCGCGTACCCGAAGCTGTAGGGGGCGTCCCGCCCGTCCTCCCCGTGGTCCCGCTCCTCGACCAGGACATAGCGCAGCGGTACGTCGCGCCGCCGGTTCCACCGCTCGTGCCAGGGGTTGTTCATCGCGACCATCCAACAGCAACCGGCCCGGCGCCTCACCCGGGTTTTTCCCTTCGCCCCGCCGGCGCCGGCCCCGCGCGCGGGGCGCGTGTGTGCAGCTCCGGAACTACGATGGACGCATCCAGCCGAAACGACCCGGTTGGCCCGGATCTCGTCTCTCGGCCGCGTGCAGACACGTACGCATACCCAGGGTGATCGATGACGATGAAGCCAACCGCCCGGATCAAGCGAACCGCTGAAGGGCGCGTCGGCGCCAGGGTCCCCGCGATCGCCGCCGCTGCCGCCTGCGCCGTCTGCCTGCTGCCCGGGGGTGTGGCCGCCGGCGAGGCCGACCAGGCAGGGTCTCCCACGAAGGCCGCGTGCGCGACCTCGCTGCCGGACAGTTTCTGGCGCGCCCCCGTGGACAAGCTCCCCGTGCACCCGAACTCCGCCCGGTACGTCTCCTCGATCGGCTCCTCGGTACCGCTTCACCCGGACTTCGGGTCGGGCCTGAGCGACGGCGAACCCTTCGGCATCCCCATCACGGTCTCGGACGAGAAGCTGCCGGAAACGAAGGTCACCCTGGACTACGCCGACGAGAGCGACAAGACCGGGTACCGCATCCCGCAGGACGCCAGGATCGAGAACGGGCCGGCGAGCGAGGGGGACCGCCACGTCGTCGTGTGGGACCGCGACCTGTGCAAGTCCTACGAGCTGTGGAACGCGAAGCAGGAGGGCGACAACGCCTGGCACGCCGGAGGGGGCGCCGTCTTCGACCTGACGACCAACGAACTCCGGCCCGACGGCTGGACGTCCGCCGATGCCGCCGGCCTCGCCATCCTTCCCGGACTGGCGCGCCACGAGGAGGCGGCGTCCGGGCACATCGACCACGCGATCCGTGTCACCGTGCCGCGCTCGGACCAGAGTCACGTCTGGCCCGCCAGGCACCAGGCGGGCTCCGCGGCTGACGCGTCGCTGCCACCCATGGGGTTGCGGCTGCGGCTGAAGGACTCGGTGGACACCTCGGCGATGGGCCCGCAGGCCAAGGCCGTGGCCGAGGCGCTCAAGAAGTACGGCGCCATCGTCGCGGACAACGGCTCGGCCTGGTTCATCACCGGTGAGGAGAACCCCGGTTGGGACAATGCCCAACTCGACGCGCTCAAGGCCATCAAGGGGTCGGACTTCGAGGCGGTCGACGCATCGGGACTGCAACAGTCGCCGGACTCGGGAGCCGTGGAGACCAAGTGACCCCCCGGCCGGGTGGGGGCCGACCCGGGCCGGACCCCCGGCCGGGAACCCGCAGGGGCGGGTCCCCGAGGGGTGACCCACGTCTACGTCCGGGCGACGGCCTCCAACGGGCTCAGCGCGGCCGCCCGGCGGGCCGGACCGGCGGCCGCGACCGTGCCGATCGCGAGGGAGACCAGGCACACGAGGAGCAGCGTCCCCCACGGCAGGGCCATGGAGTAGTCCGCGATCGCGCCGTTCGCCAGAGCGCCGACCGCCCAGGCTCCGAAGAGCCCGCCCGCCAGGCCCAGGAGCGTGCCGAACGCGGCGACCGTCAGGGACTCCAGCCGGATCATGCGGCGGATCCGGCCGCGATCCATGCCGAGGGCACGCAACACGCCGATCTCGCGGGTGCGTTCCGCGACCGACACGGCCAGGGTGTTCACGATGCCGAGCGAGGAGATCACGGCGCCGAGTGCGAGCAGCCCGTACATGAGGGTCAGCAGGTCGCCCATGGCCCCGGCGGCCTCGTGGACGAGTTCGTCGCGGTTCTGGACCTTCATGAGCGGACTGTTGCCGGTGGCGGTGCGCAGCCCGTCGGCGGTGGCCGGGGCAGCGCCGCCGGCGCCGGCACGCACGAGGATCCGCTGGACGGAGTCCGGCAGGTGGCTGTGCCGACCCACTTCGACGCGCGCGCCCAGCACGTCGTGGGCGACGGGGTTGTCCCGGTAGACACCGACGACGGTGTACTGCCTGGGCTCCTGGTCGCGACCGATGCGCGCGGTCAGCGCGCTGCCCGCGCTCAAGCCCTGTTCGCGGGCGACGGAGGCGGACACGGCGAGCCGGCCGGGACCGAGGTCCTTCAGGGATCCGCTGACGAAGTCGAGTTCCATGACGTCGTGCACGGTCTCGGGGTCGACGCCGGCGATCTCGCGTACCTGGCCGCCCGTGAACAGCGTGGAGTCCGTGACGGCGCTCGCCGTCTCGACGCCGGAGGTGTCGGCCACCCGCTGCACGGCGGCCGGATCGATGCCGCTCATGGTGGAACGGGCACTGATGACGTAGTCGGCGCCGAGACCGGCCGCGGCCTGCCGGTCGAGGGCCTGCGACGTGGAGTCGCCGATGACGGCGAGCCCGGCGACCAGGGCCGTGCTGACCATCAGCGCGGACGCGGTGGCCGCGGTGCGGCGCGGGTCGCGCAGCGCGTTCTCCCGGGCGAGCCGGCCGGCGATCCCGAGGCGGTCGGTCAGACGTCCGCTCAGCCGGATCACGGGACCCGCGAGGAGCGGCGCCAGGACGATCAGGGCGACCACGACGACGGCGCACCCGAACATGGCGTTCCGCAGGTTCTCCTCGGAGGCGTCCTTCGCCCCGGTGAGAGACACCAGCAGCCCCGCGCCGAGCGCCAGCAGGAGTACTCCCGCCACCCCGCGGACCCTGGACGCCGTCGCGGTGGGCGGTTGGTCCGCCGAACGCAGCGCCTCGATGGGCGCGATCCTCGCGGCCCTGCGGGACGGCAGCCACGCGGCGAGGACGGTGACGCCCACGCCGACGCCGAGCGCGGCGACGATCGGGCGCGGTCCGATGACCAGGGGCCCCCGGGGCAGGGCGTCCCCGGTGCTCAGCAGGTCGGGCAGTACGGCGGCGATGCCGAGGCCGAGGAGGAACCCGAGCGCCGACGCGGCGAGGCCGACCAGCGCGGCCTCCCAGAGGACGGAGCGGACCACCTGCCGGCGCGAGGCGCCGATCGCCCGCAGCAGCGCGATCTCCCGGCCGCGCCGGGACACGAGCATGGTGAAGGTGTTGACGATGAGGAACGAACCGATGAACAGGGAGACCCCGGCGAAGACCAGCGGCAGTTTGGTGTAGCCACGGGTCAGCGTGTTGACGAGGATGCCCTGTTGGTCGGCCTGTGCGGTACCGGTGGTGGCTTCGGCGCGGTCGGCCGGCAGCATCGCGCGGACGCGCTCGGCGAGCTCGAACTGGCCGGTGCCGGGGGCGGCGGTCAGGTCGATCGAGGTGTAGTGGCCGGGTGACGCGAACAGTGCCTGGGCGGTCGCCTTGTGGAACAGGGTGAGGGTGCCGCCGGCGGTCACCCGGGGCTCCTTGGTGGTCACGACCCCCACGAGCCGCTTCCTCAGTACCGGGCCGTCCGTGGCCAGCGTGATGGTGTCGCCGAGGGCGAACCCGCCGGCGGCGGCGGTGCCGTCGTCCACGGCGATCTCGGCGTCGTTCCGGGGCGCGTGCCCCTTGACCAGCGGAAAGCGACCGTCCTTGCCGTCCGCCCCCGGTACGTAGGCGGCGCCCAGGTTCGCCCAGGTCCGTCCGGCCCGCAGGGGGGCGCCGTCCGAGCCGTTCAGGGTCGCCGGGCCGTCGGCCGACGGCCGTACCGCGGCGACACCCGGCACGTCGGCCAGTTTCCGGGCGAGCACGTCATCGACGACGGTGGTGTCATCGCCGGGGCCTGCCGGGGCTGCCCCGGGCGGGGGCTGCCTCGGGGTCACGGTGACCGCGATGTCCGCGAAGCTCTTCGACACGGCGGCGCGGTGAGCGGCGGCGGAGGAGTCCGCGAAGACGAGTGTGCCGCTGACGAACGCGACACCCAGGCAGACCGCGAGGACGGTCAGGAGCAGACGGGCCTTGTGCGCCAGGGCGTTGCGCAGGGCTGTTTTCAGCATGGGCAGCTTTCAGGGCGGAGGAGGGGAGGGAGGGACAAGGGACGGCGCAAGCGGCGCCGTGCCGGTCAGCTGGTACGGGAGCGGGTGTCGAACGCCTTCATCCGGTCCAGGACCCGCTCCGGCGTGGGATGCGCCATCTCGTCGACCAGGCGACCGTCCGCGAGGAAGACCACACGGTCGGCGAACCCGGCGGCCACGGGGTCGTGGGTCACCATGACCACGGTCCGGCCGAGTTCGCGCACCGAGTCGCGCAGGAAACCGAGGACCTCGGCCCCGGCGCGGGAGTCGAGGTTGCCGGTGGGCTCGTCCGCGAAGACGATCGCGGGGCGCGAGGCCAGCGCACGGGCCACCGCGACGCGTTGCTGCTGCCCGCCGGACAACTGCCCGGGGCGGTGGTCGAGCCGCTGCGACAGGCCGACCATGGACACCACCCGGTCCAGCCACTGCCCGTCGGGGCGGCGCCCGGCGATGCTCAGCGGCAGCGTGATGTTCTCCAGCGCGGTCAGCGTCGGCAGCAGGTTGAACGCCTGGAAGACGAAGCCGATCCGGTCCCGGCGCAGGGCGGTGAGCTGCCGGTCGTTCAGCGTGCCCAGGTCGGTGGTGCCGATGCGGACCGAGCCCGAGGTGACCGAGTCGAGCCCGGCGGCGCAGTGCATCAGCGTGGACTTGCCACAGCCGGACGGGCCCATGATCGCGGTGAACTCGCCCTCCCGGAAGGCGAGGCTGACATCGTCCAGGGCGACGACACGCGTGTCGCCGCTGCCGTGGACCTTGGAGAGGCCGACGGTGGCGGCCGCGATCCCCGCCGTCGGGTTCGGCGCGTACGGGGAAAGGGGCTCTGCGGTCACGATGGACTCCTCTTCGGGTACCGATGGGGGCACTTCGAAGGGTGTCCGGGGAACGTATCGGGATGTCATCCGTCGTGTATCGGTGGCCGCGCCGCTTGGCAGCGGTTGAGCGTGACGGGTGGTCAGGCGGGTCGAGCCGGCAGGCGCAGGGTGGCGACGGCGCCGCCTTCCGGGGCGTTGCCCAGGTGCAACTCGGCGCCCAGTACCCGGGCCTGGCCCTGGGCGATGGTCAGGCCCAGTCCGTGCCCCGAGCCCCGCTCCGCCGCGCCCGTGTGGAAGCGTCGCGGACCGTCGCGCAGCAGGTCGGCGGGGAAACCGGGACCGCGGTCGCGCACGACGACGGTACGACCCTCGACGGTGACCTCGACGGGGCCGCCCCCGTGCCGGTGGGCGTTGACGACGAGGTTGCCGACGATCCGTTCGAGACGGCGCGGATCGGTTTCCACGGTCGCCGCTCCCTCGGTGGTAGCCGTTCCCTCCGTGCCGGGCGTGTCCCCGACGGTGACCGTCGCGACGCATCCGGTACGCGCCACGGCCTCCCGCACGACCGCGCCGAGCGGCACGTGGGAGCGGACCGGCTGTTCGGCGCCCGCGTCCAGCCGGGAGATCTCCAGCAGGTCCTCGATCAGGCCGCGCAGATCGCGTACGCGCGCCCGCAGCAGATCCTCCGTCTCGCCGCTCGGCAGCAGGTCGGCGGCGACCAACAGACCGCCGACGGGCGTGCGCAGCTCGTGGGCCACGTCCGCGGTGAACTGCCGCTCGTTGCGCAGGCGTCGGGCGAGACTGTCGGCCATCAGGTCGACGGTGGCGGCGATGTCGGCCACCTCGTCGCCGCCCTTGACGTGCCCGGTCCGGGCGTCGAGGTCCCCGGCGGAGATCCGGCCCGCGGTCTCGGAGACCCGCCGCAGCCTGCGGCCGAGCAACCCGGCCCCGTACACCGCCAGGGGGACGGCCGCGGCGAGCGCGACGAGCGAGGCCACCGCCATGCTCACGTCGAGGCGGCGCAGCTCGTGGAGCTCACCGTTCATGTTGACGCGCATGGCGAGCACCGGACTGTCCGGGCCGCCGACCCGCTGGGCGGCCCAGACGGTCGGCCCGACGTTGGCGTCCACGCGGCCGTCGTAGGCCGTGTGCCGATTTCCGTCGGCCGGGTGGCGCAGGGCGGCGGGCAGCTCGGCGGGGTCGAGTTCGGCGCCGTCCGCGAGCGTTCCGGTGCGCCGGTAGACGTCCATGGCCGAGTACACGCCGTTGAACGCCCGTGCCTCGGCCCGACTGCGGATGTCCTGCGCCGTCCACAGGTGGACCAGTACGCCCACGGCCGCGGCGACGAGGCAGGCCGTGGCCGCGGCCAGCGCCGCGATCTTCCGACGCAGGGACGCGCGGACCGGCCGCGGCCGGGTGAACGGGCACACCGCGCTCAGCGCCTGAGCTTGTAGCCGAAGCCGCGGACCGTCTCGATCCGGTCCCGCCCCAGCTTCTTGCGCAGCCGCTGTACGCACAGGTCGACGACCCGGCTGTCGCCGTCCCAGCCGTAGTCCCAGACGTCACGCAGCAGGGTGTGCCGCTCCAGCACGATGCCCGGGTGGGCTGCGAACTCCAGCAGGAGTTTCAGTTCGGTCGGGGTGAGCGCCACCGGACGTCCGGAGACGAACACCTCCAGGCCGCCGGTGTCGATGGAGAGGTCCCCGAAGAGCAGCCGGTCCCGGTCTCCCCCGGACGCGGGCGGCTCCTCGCCCGTCGTGCGCGCGGGCCCGGGGGCGTAGGTCGCCCGCCGCAGCAGCGAGCGGATGCGCGCCACGAGCACGGAGGTCTCCACCGGCTTGACGACGTAGTCGTCGGCCCCGGCCTCCAGGCCGGCGATCACGTCGAGGCCTTCGCCGCGGGCGGACATCATCAGGATCGGCACCAGGCTGGTCTCCCGGACCCTGCGGCACAGTCCGATCCCGTCGAGACCGGGCAGCAGCACGTCCAGGATCAGCAGGTCGAAGCTCTCCTCGCGCAGGAGCTCCAGCGCGGCGAGGCCGTCCGCCGCGGCCTTCATCCGGTAGCCGTAGCGTTCGAGGGCGACGGTGAACGACCGGCGCATCAGGTCGTCGTCCTCCACCAGCAACACGCGGGCGAGGCGCGCGGAGGCGGGAGCCGGGGCGGACGAGGACACGGGGACGACTCCTGTTCGAACGGTCCGGGCGGGGCGGGGGACCCGGGTGCGCTCACGCACCGCCGTCGATCCGAAAGGAACGATACGCCGGCGAAGCAGGGCGCCGTCCGTGCCGCACCCCGCGCCCGCACCCACCCGAAGGAGCCTCCGCGCCCCGAGAAAGCGCAGCTCAGACGGGGTGGGGGTGCCTTGACTCCCTGGTACGGGCCGACCCTGCGAGGGCGCGGCCGCCGGGGACGACGCACCGGTTTGATGGACGACCAAGCGCTCCCTGATACCCGCCCGATACACAAGCGAGGCCGGCGCTCCCGCACATCCGGGTCGGCTCGCCCCCTCCGGCGTCAGCGGGCCCGGAGCAACCCGCGCAGCGTGTGCCCCAGCAGGCGGGCGTAGGCGCGTTGCAGGACGGGTATCGCCGGGCCCGCGAGGCGGGTGTACCAGCAGCCGGGCCGGCTGAAGGCGGTCACCGTGAACCACACACCGCCGTCGGCGTCCATGTCCACGACGAAGGACTCCTCGCCGCACTCGGGGTGGCCCTTCAGCGTCCCGTACGCGAAACCGACGCGGTCGGGTTCGTACGCCGTCCAGATCACCTGGCACGGAGCGGTGACGCGCAGCGGCCCGATGCCGATGCCGACCTCCACCCGCCGACCGGGGAGGAGGGGGCCCTCCTGGTCCGTGGCGACGCGCATCCCCGAGGCGCGGTGCGCCCGGAGGGTGGTGACGGCGGCGCCGGCCGCTTCCAGGTCGGGCCGGCCGTGCCCGATCCGGACGCGGTACTCCAGGTGGTTGTATCCGGCCGGCAGCGGGCGCCGGGCCGTGGCGCCCTCCTCGGGGTAGTTGACGGTGTCGCGGGCGGCGCTGAAGAGGCGGGTCATGGGGTCTTCTCCGTCAGGTCGGGGCCCAGCCGGTGCCAGGCGAGCATCGAGCAGAGGGCGAATCCGAGGGCGTTCCCGAGGCCGTGGGTGGCGGCCATCCAGGTCAGGGTGGGGTGAGTGATGCCGGTGGCCTCGCCGAGGGCCCACCACAGGGCGAGCAGCATGGTGGCGACCAGGACCGCGGCCGAGGTCGACAACAGGGCGCCCGTGACGCGTCGGCGGGCCCGCGGCCGGATCTCCCGCCAGGTCAGCAGGGCCACCGCCCACATCCCGCCGGTCAGGACCACGGCGCCCACCAGCTCGGCCCAGTCGTCGACGAAGTACCCGAGGAGCACGAGGAGCGTGCCGGCCGGGACGCTGTACGCCGCCGCGTGCGCGAGGCCGCCGGCCGAGGACGGGGCGGCCCGGCACACCAGCCCGGCGACCAGGGCGGCGACGAAACCGGCGAAGTGGAAGTGCGGCACGGTCAGCGCCAGGATGTCGAGGTCGAAGCCGAAGAGACGGTGTCCGCCGCGTTCGGCGACCAGGGCCGTCGCGGCCACCGAGGGCGCGACGAGCGCGGTCAGCACGGCGATCTCGGCCGGGGCGAGCGAGCGCGTCCGCAGCAGCCGGGCCGGGGCCCGTGCCGCGAGGGCGACGGTGGCGGCCGCGTAGAGTCCGGCGAGCGCGGTGGCGAGGGAGCCGCGCGGAAGCCACAGGCACAGCGCGCCGGGAACGGCGAGGAGCGGCCACAGCCGGGCGATCCGGTGCAGCCCGACCGGGTCGATCAGACGCAGGCCTGCCGGAACGATCCCCAGCATGCCCAGGGTGACGATCAGATTCACCAGCACCGTCATCGCGGACCCCCTCCGACTGCGCCGTACGCGCGGAGCAATGAACGCTTGAACGCGTTCAACTCATGGTCGTGACCCTACGGGGTTCGTTGAACATGTTCAAGACCGGTGGCAGGCGGGCGCCCCGTCACCTCACCCGCCGGCTCCGAGGACCTCCCGGATCACGTGCCGGGCGTTGGCCGAGATGATCGGGTTGGTCCTCCGGTAGTACGGCAGCTGGATGACCGCCATGGACAGCGCCCAGCCCCGGCCCCGCGCCCAGGTCGCGTCGTCCACGTCCACCGCGTCGCGGTACACCCGTCGAGCCGAGGCGGGCAGCAGGTTCCAGGCGGGAATGAGGTCGGTGGCAGGCTCTCCCGTGCCCACGGTCCCGAAGTCGATGACGGCCGAGACGCGGTCACCGTCCAGCAGCAGATTGCTCGGCATCAGGTCGGAGTGCGTCCAACGGGCCGGGCCCGCCCACGCCGCCGCCGCGAGCGCCTCCTCCCAGGCCGCGGTGATCTCCTCGGCGTCGAAGGGTTCGTCGGTGCGGCGCAGCGCCTCGATCGCCTCCCGCACCTCCCGGTCCTCGCCGACCAGTGGCGCGCCCCGGTGCGCGGGCGGACCGCCGGGGAGTTCGATCCGGCGGAACGCGACCGCGAACCGTGCCAGTTCCCGCGCCACGGACTCCGGCTCCGCAAGCTCCCCCTCGACCGGGCTGCGTCCCTCGATCCACCGGTGCACCGCCCAGCTCAGCGGGTAGCCCTCACCCGGGGCGCCGGTCGCCACCACCTCCGGGATCGGCAAGGGCAGCAGCGGCGCCAGCCGGGGGAGCAGCCGCGCCTCCGTGGCGATGGCCTCGGCGCCGCCAGGGCGCAGCGGCAGCCGGACGGAGAGGTCGTCGCCGAGCCGGTAGATCGCGTTGACCGTGCCGCCCGACGCGAGCCTGATGATCGGCAGGTCCGCCCACCGGGGGAGCTGGGTGCGCAGCAGCCCTCGTACCAGCTCGGTGTCGATCTCCGCTTCGTCCGCGTGCATCCTGCCCATGTCCCACCCCGTTCTCTCGGTTCCCGCCCGGATCGTCGCACGGCCGGACCACGCCGCACAGCCGATTCGGCAGCCCTCCGACCAGGCCGAACCGACGGAACGCACCCCCGCGACCGCGCCCGGACCGCAGCCCTCGCGTGCTCGACGGTCCGGGTCGGGGCGGCGCCGTGGACAGGGCGAGGAACGCCCCGTGCCGCGGCCCCCGGGCAACCCGCGCATTTCCCGGCGGGGGAGTGCCCCGCGCCGCTAACGTGGCGGAACTCACTGCCGTCGGGGGGCAGGCGGTCGGTCGCGATCGCCAGGGCGTGTTCTCTCCCGGCCGAGCTCTGTCTCGCGGCGGTGTCCGCAGGACGCCAGGCGATGCCGCCTGTCGCCTCGACGCGCAGAGGAGCAGTGTGCAACGGCCGCTTCCGCAGGGGATCGAGTACCTGATCGAGCAGTTCGACACGTTCGCGGCCAACCGGGGCGAAAGCCGCCGGTTACCCGTGGTGCTGTTGAAACGGGACCCCGGCGCACCCGGCTCCGTACAGGAATCCACCGCGCGCACGGTGATCACGGGATACCGGGACCGACTGTACGAACGGGACCTCGACCGCACCGTCGACCTCGTCCCCCACGCTCTCCTCGAAGACACCGACGCCACCGCTCCCGAGACACTGCCCGGCGAGATCCCCGGCGCCGAGATCGACCCACACGTCGCCCTGCTGGACGCCTTCGTCGACCAGTTGGAGAACTCGATGCCCTCCGACGCGGGGGAACTGCGGCTCCCGCGCTTCCACACCTGCCGCGCCGTCCTGGAGGTCTCCGTCGGCGCCGGTTCGGCCGCCGGCAAACGACGCCGGCTGCGCGACGAGCTCTACACCGAACTCCTCGCCCGCAGACCGCTCCTGGGGACCCTGGCCAGGGTCGCCGGCGCCACCGGCGGCAGCTTCCTGGTGAACATCTGGCTCTCCCTCTTCCAACTCCTCGTCGTCGGACTGCCCCGACGCCTCTACGGCCTGTGGCTCAGCAGACGCCGCTCCCTGCGCTGGGTCGGCTCCCGCAGACCCAAGGGCGCGAACTTCCTGCGCATGGCGTTGACCATCACCCGGGCCGGCACCTCGCGGCACAACCACGCACTGATCCAGCGCATGCTGCTCATGGCCCTGCTCAACGACCTGTCCCGGGCCGCGAAGCCCTCCCGGCTCTGGATCCACCGCCGCCGCCGCCGCTGGCCCTTCGTCCTGCTCCTCCCGGAGGTCGGCGAGGAAGGCACACCCGTACGCGAACTGCTCGACACCTACGCGGACATCGTCCGCACCGAACCGCCCGCGCCGCTCATGGTGCTGGGAGCCCTGGCCGGGGCAGCGCCCTCCTACGCCCAATCGGTACCCGCCGACCCCCGCAGCGTCACCGGTCTCGCCGACCGCGTCCACGCCCTCTACACCCGGCGCTCCGCGTCGGCGGTCCACCTGGTCCCCCTGTCCGCGAGCGACGACGACGGACCGGCCGACCGCTGGCTGGAGACGAACCCGAAGGTAGAGGTACGCGCGAACGGCCGCGGCGACTACGTACGCGCCGTGGCCGCCCCCGTCCTGGTGCTCGCCCTCGTGGCCGCAGGGCTGATCGTCTTCACGAACAGGACCGGAACGAAACCCTCCTGCCACCAGGTCGCCTCCGGGGAGATCGTCGGCGTCACCGACGGAAGCGAATGCCACCTGGGGATCGCCGGACGCGACGACGAACTCCTGTCCCTGGAAGCCGTCGCCGCGCGGCAGAACGGCGACGCGCTGCGCAGCGGACGCCCGTACCGGACCGTGGTGTTCTTCGCCCCGCTCACGGCGGAGCCCGGGGACTCCACCCCGGTGAGCATCCAGAGCCTTCGGGGCGCCCTCACCGCCCAGAACCAGGTCAACAGCCGCGAGGGCGACGTGGTCCAGATCCGTCTGCTCATCGCGAACTCCGGAAAGTACTTCGCCTACGGATCACAGAACACCCAGGGCCCGGACATCGCGCAGGAGATCGTCCAGAGGAAGGACCGGGACAAGATCGCGGCCGTGGTCGGCATCACACAGAGCCGGCCCGCCTCGTTCGCGGCGGTCGCGGAACTCTCCGCGGCCAGCATCCCCGTCATCGGCAACTCGGTCACCGGCAGCAAGATGGTGGACGAGCGGGCCTCCGCCTACTACTTCCAGGTATCGCCCTCGGACGACCGCATCGCCGAGGTGATGGCCGAGTTCGCGTCGCACTCCGAGCAGATCGGCGAGCTGACGACGGTCAAGGACGACAACCGGACGGCCGTGGTGGTCTACGACCCGGAAGACGAGTTCTTCAGCTCCGACCTCCAGACGAAGTTCACCCGGTACTACACCGGCGGCAAGGTGGTGACCGTCCCCTACTACGAGCACCGCAACGGGCAGATCGTCTCGGAAGTGGCGCGCGACATCTGCGCGGAGGTCCGGGCCACGGGCGGATTCATCGTCTACGCGGGCCGCTCGGGCGAGATGCCGGGACTCTTCGACGCGCTCCAGGGCACCGCCGACTGCCGGAAGGCGGACG of the Streptomyces sp. NBC_01426 genome contains:
- a CDS encoding aminoglycoside phosphotransferase family protein — its product is MHADEAEIDTELVRGLLRTQLPRWADLPIIRLASGGTVNAIYRLGDDLSVRLPLRPGGAEAIATEARLLPRLAPLLPLPIPEVVATGAPGEGYPLSWAVHRWIEGRSPVEGELAEPESVARELARFAVAFRRIELPGGPPAHRGAPLVGEDREVREAIEALRRTDEPFDAEEITAAWEEALAAAAWAGPARWTHSDLMPSNLLLDGDRVSAVIDFGTVGTGEPATDLIPAWNLLPASARRVYRDAVDVDDATWARGRGWALSMAVIQLPYYRRTNPIISANARHVIREVLGAGG
- a CDS encoding ABC transporter substrate-binding protein; protein product: MQRPLPQGIEYLIEQFDTFAANRGESRRLPVVLLKRDPGAPGSVQESTARTVITGYRDRLYERDLDRTVDLVPHALLEDTDATAPETLPGEIPGAEIDPHVALLDAFVDQLENSMPSDAGELRLPRFHTCRAVLEVSVGAGSAAGKRRRLRDELYTELLARRPLLGTLARVAGATGGSFLVNIWLSLFQLLVVGLPRRLYGLWLSRRRSLRWVGSRRPKGANFLRMALTITRAGTSRHNHALIQRMLLMALLNDLSRAAKPSRLWIHRRRRRWPFVLLLPEVGEEGTPVRELLDTYADIVRTEPPAPLMVLGALAGAAPSYAQSVPADPRSVTGLADRVHALYTRRSASAVHLVPLSASDDDGPADRWLETNPKVEVRANGRGDYVRAVAAPVLVLALVAAGLIVFTNRTGTKPSCHQVASGEIVGVTDGSECHLGIAGRDDELLSLEAVAARQNGDALRSGRPYRTVVFFAPLTAEPGDSTPVSIQSLRGALTAQNQVNSREGDVVQIRLLIANSGKYFAYGSQNTQGPDIAQEIVQRKDRDKIAAVVGITQSRPASFAAVAELSAASIPVIGNSVTGSKMVDERASAYYFQVSPSDDRIAEVMAEFASHSEQIGELTTVKDDNRTAVVVYDPEDEFFSSDLQTKFTRYYTGGKVVTVPYYEHRNGQIVSEVARDICAEVRATGGFIVYAGRSGEMPGLFDALQGTADCRKADGKQVAVLSESTAAKYLQDPEDMLRKHSVLRPYYVMFNNSNGKESADSPYSEFTSRFRNVFKDGSVPEGNAAGAYDALRVASEVINSVYAQYKTAENSSAPFQPTDVYARLSNPGVQNFSGASGLLSLDSRHKYPPNKAVYVLESHLDKSVTTWMACGLLPDQPPGLNNPATWGRPGKTRPCP
- a CDS encoding YndJ family protein, which produces MTVLVNLIVTLGMLGIVPAGLRLIDPVGLHRIARLWPLLAVPGALCLWLPRGSLATALAGLYAAATVALAARAPARLLRTRSLAPAEIAVLTALVAPSVAATALVAERGGHRLFGFDLDILALTVPHFHFAGFVAALVAGLVCRAAPSSAGGLAHAAAYSVPAGTLLVLLGYFVDDWAELVGAVVLTGGMWAVALLTWREIRPRARRRVTGALLSTSAAVLVATMLLALWWALGEATGITHPTLTWMAATHGLGNALGFALCSMLAWHRLGPDLTEKTP